In Nocardioides sp. JQ2195, a genomic segment contains:
- the paaB gene encoding 1,2-phenylacetyl-CoA epoxidase subunit PaaB: MSPEPLWEVFIRSRRGLSHVHVGSLHAADAEMALRNARDLYTRRREGVSIWVVPAAAIEASSPDEKDSFFDPAVDKVYRHPTFYDVPEGVEHL; encoded by the coding sequence ATGAGTCCCGAGCCCCTCTGGGAGGTCTTCATCCGCTCCCGACGTGGTCTGTCCCACGTGCACGTCGGATCCCTGCATGCCGCCGATGCGGAGATGGCGTTGCGCAATGCCCGCGACCTCTACACCCGGCGTCGGGAAGGGGTCTCGATCTGGGTGGTCCCGGCCGCCGCCATCGAGGCCAGCAGCCCCGACGAGAAGGACTCGTTCTTCGACCCTGCCGTCGACAAGGTCTATCGGCACCCCACGTTCTACGACGTGCCCGAGGGGGTCGAGCACCTGTGA
- the paaC gene encoding 1,2-phenylacetyl-CoA epoxidase subunit PaaC has protein sequence MSVSVEKYALALADDALISSQRLGWWISRAPQLEEDVAMANIGLDQLGQARALLSLVGESTGRSEDDLAYLRDEREFRNVCLVEREQGDFAVAMARLLIFSAWQHELYAALSASTHPTLAAISDKAVKETAYHLDHATHWVLRLGDGTDESHRRMQAALDAEWPWREELFDNTFLDQPLNDAALTVDGMVVDPAPLREPVEQRLGAVLDRATLTVPEPRAVFSKGRDGRHTEVMGYLLAEMQHLHRSHPGVTW, from the coding sequence GTGAGCGTCTCGGTGGAGAAGTACGCGTTGGCCCTGGCCGACGATGCGCTGATCTCCTCCCAACGCCTGGGCTGGTGGATCAGCCGCGCTCCACAGCTCGAGGAGGACGTGGCGATGGCCAACATCGGCCTCGACCAGCTCGGTCAGGCGCGAGCGCTGCTGAGCCTCGTCGGTGAGTCGACCGGCCGCAGCGAGGACGACCTGGCCTACCTGCGCGACGAGCGCGAGTTCCGCAACGTCTGCCTCGTGGAGCGCGAGCAGGGTGACTTCGCGGTGGCGATGGCGCGCCTGCTGATCTTCTCGGCGTGGCAGCACGAGCTCTACGCCGCGCTCTCGGCCAGCACGCACCCCACACTGGCGGCGATCTCGGACAAGGCGGTCAAGGAGACGGCCTACCACCTCGACCACGCCACCCACTGGGTGCTGCGACTGGGTGACGGGACCGACGAGTCCCATCGCCGGATGCAGGCCGCCCTCGACGCCGAGTGGCCGTGGCGCGAGGAGCTCTTCGACAACACGTTCCTGGATCAACCACTGAATGATGCAGCACTCACGGTCGACGGCATGGTCGTCGATCCCGCACCACTGCGAGAACCGGTCGAACAGCGACTCGGCGCTGTCCTCGACCGGGCCACGCTGACCGTGCCCGAGCCCCGGGCCGTGTTCAGCAAGGGACGAGATGGGAGACACACCGAAGTGATGGGTTACCTGCTGGCCGAGATGCAACACCTGCACCGCTCACACCCGGGGGTCACGTGGTGA
- the paaD gene encoding 1,2-phenylacetyl-CoA epoxidase subunit PaaD — MSATMARTRAWSIAATVPDPELPVVTIADLGILRDVTEHDQGSVHVRITPTYSGCPAMETIREDIVTALSEAGYRHVCVEFVLAPAWTTDWMTDEGRRKLAAYGIAPPGPRQSVELTLSVKCPQCGSPRTRELSRFGSTSCKALWVCTDCREPFDHFKAI; from the coding sequence GTGAGCGCCACCATGGCCCGCACCCGGGCCTGGAGCATCGCCGCGACCGTTCCCGACCCCGAGCTGCCCGTGGTCACGATTGCCGACCTCGGCATCCTGCGTGACGTCACCGAGCACGACCAGGGCTCGGTGCACGTGCGGATCACGCCCACCTACTCAGGGTGCCCGGCGATGGAGACCATCCGCGAAGACATCGTCACAGCGCTCTCCGAGGCCGGCTACCGCCACGTGTGCGTGGAGTTCGTGCTGGCCCCTGCCTGGACCACCGACTGGATGACCGACGAGGGCCGCCGCAAGCTCGCGGCGTACGGCATCGCGCCGCCCGGTCCGCGCCAGTCGGTCGAGCTGACCCTGTCCGTCAAGTGCCCGCAGTGCGGCAGTCCGCGCACCCGAGAGCTCAGCCGATTCGGATCCACGTCGTGCAAGGCCCTCTGGGTGTGCACCGATTGTCGTGAACCCTTCGACCACTTCAAGGCCATCTGA
- the paaE gene encoding 1,2-phenylacetyl-CoA epoxidase subunit PaaE, which yields MTRHAAFHPLKVSTIEPLTDDAVALTFEVPDDLREAYTWRPGQHLTINCDDGVRRSYSIATSPTSGVMKVGVKRIPGGAFSGAVLERLRPGDSLDVMTPAGRFSPDGGPDHPRTYAAIAAGSGITPVLSIVTSLLESEPEAQVTLVYANRNSGSVMFLDEVHDLKDRFLTRFRVVHVLSREEQEVEMFSGRLDVDRMQRIIDASLPVAGVDEWFLCGPLEMVTSLRDELVGAGARSVHTELFHADTRPRPRSTHDASDASAAGSARVTVRLDGRSSTFTLARGGVPVLEAALAVRSDAPFACRGGVCGTCRAKVVSGSVEMDTNWALEDDEVARGYVLTCQSHPTSDDVVIDYDA from the coding sequence ATGACACGGCACGCCGCATTCCATCCCCTCAAGGTCTCCACGATCGAACCTCTGACCGACGATGCGGTGGCGCTGACCTTCGAGGTGCCTGACGACCTGCGCGAGGCCTACACCTGGCGCCCGGGGCAACACCTGACCATCAACTGCGACGACGGTGTGCGCCGCAGCTACTCGATCGCGACCTCGCCGACCAGTGGCGTGATGAAGGTCGGGGTCAAGCGCATCCCGGGTGGCGCGTTCTCCGGAGCCGTGCTCGAGCGGCTGCGTCCCGGAGACAGCCTCGACGTGATGACGCCGGCGGGCCGCTTCAGCCCGGACGGGGGCCCCGACCACCCACGCACCTACGCCGCCATCGCCGCCGGGTCGGGGATCACCCCGGTGCTCTCGATCGTGACCTCGCTGCTCGAGTCCGAGCCGGAGGCGCAGGTGACGCTGGTCTACGCCAACCGCAACAGCGGCTCGGTGATGTTCCTCGACGAGGTGCACGACCTGAAGGACCGATTCCTCACCCGGTTCCGGGTCGTGCACGTGCTCTCCCGTGAGGAGCAGGAGGTCGAGATGTTCTCCGGGCGCCTCGACGTCGACCGGATGCAGCGCATCATCGACGCCTCCCTGCCGGTCGCAGGGGTCGACGAGTGGTTCCTGTGCGGCCCGCTGGAGATGGTCACCTCGTTGCGGGACGAGCTCGTCGGTGCGGGCGCAAGGTCCGTCCACACGGAGCTGTTCCATGCCGACACCAGGCCCAGGCCACGCAGCACCCACGACGCCAGCGACGCCTCTGCTGCCGGCTCGGCGAGGGTGACGGTACGCCTCGACGGGCGCAGCTCCACGTTCACCTTGGCCCGCGGCGGCGTCCCGGTGCTGGAGGCCGCCCTCGCGGTTCGCTCCGACGCGCCGTTCGCCTGCCGTGGCGGAGTCTGCGGCACCTGTCGCGCCAAGGTGGTCTCGGGGAGCGTCGAGATGGACACCAACTGGGCGCTGGAGGACGACGAGGTGGCCCGGGGCTACGTCCTGACCTGCCAGTCGCACCCGACCTCCGACGACGTGGTCATCGACTACGACGCGTGA
- a CDS encoding DUF3043 domain-containing protein — protein MFRRTTKNSTPDPVVHEDRPGSKGRPTPSRKDAEAAARARAKMPNDRKAQARRQRELRMESSQKVRQAMKTGDEAHLPPRDKGPVRRFIRDYVDSRLGFTELLAPLLLIIVLMGYGLFGSGAVRMANSLWFITLVLVIGDILFLRFRVRSQVRKRFPDESLKGVTMYAVMRAVNMRFLRLPKPQVKIGQALPEHYR, from the coding sequence TTGTTCCGTCGCACCACGAAGAATTCCACTCCCGATCCCGTCGTCCATGAGGACCGGCCGGGTTCCAAGGGCCGCCCCACGCCGTCCCGCAAGGACGCGGAGGCGGCCGCACGAGCCCGCGCGAAGATGCCCAACGACCGCAAGGCCCAGGCCAGGCGGCAGCGCGAGCTGCGCATGGAGTCGAGCCAGAAGGTCCGCCAGGCCATGAAGACGGGCGACGAGGCCCACCTGCCGCCACGCGACAAGGGGCCCGTGCGCCGCTTCATCCGCGACTACGTCGACTCCCGCCTCGGCTTCACCGAGCTGCTCGCACCACTGCTGCTGATCATCGTGCTGATGGGCTACGGCCTCTTCGGTTCCGGCGCCGTCCGCATGGCCAACTCGTTGTGGTTCATCACGTTGGTCCTGGTCATCGGCGACATCCTGTTCCTCCGGTTCCGGGTGCGCAGCCAGGTCCGCAAGCGCTTCCCCGACGAGTCGCTCAAGGGCGTCACGATGTACGCCGTGATGCGCGCGGTCAACATGCGCTTCCTGCGCCTGCCCAAGCCCCAGGTGAAGATCGGCCAGGCCCTCCCGGAGCACTACCGCTGA
- a CDS encoding PspA/IM30 family protein, translating to MSLWKRFTMIFRSKANSALDRAEDPREVLDYSYQRQLELLSKVRRGVADVATSRKRVELQVNQLEQQQAKLQTQAQKALDMGREDLAREALTRKSALTSQINDLKTQHANLQGEEEKLTLAQQRLNAKIESFRTRKETIKANYTAAQAQTKINEALSGIGEEMGDVGMAIQRAEDKTANMQARAGAIDELIASGALEDVSNPGGQDDIARELESMSSQADVEAELAALKGGGSKPAIDAPAQDGAILDAEGSKVEGTNGSQS from the coding sequence ATGAGCCTTTGGAAGCGCTTCACGATGATCTTCCGATCCAAGGCCAACAGCGCGCTCGACCGCGCCGAAGACCCGCGCGAGGTGCTCGACTACAGCTACCAGCGCCAGCTCGAGCTCCTCTCCAAGGTACGCCGTGGCGTGGCCGACGTGGCCACCAGCCGCAAGCGCGTCGAGCTCCAGGTCAACCAGCTCGAGCAGCAGCAGGCCAAGCTGCAGACCCAGGCGCAGAAGGCACTCGACATGGGGCGCGAGGACCTCGCGCGTGAGGCGCTGACCCGCAAGTCGGCGCTGACCAGCCAGATCAACGACCTCAAGACCCAGCACGCCAACCTGCAGGGCGAGGAGGAGAAGCTCACCCTCGCCCAGCAGAGGTTGAACGCCAAGATCGAGTCCTTCCGCACCCGCAAGGAGACGATCAAGGCCAACTACACCGCGGCGCAGGCGCAGACCAAGATCAACGAGGCGCTCTCCGGGATCGGCGAGGAGATGGGTGACGTCGGCATGGCGATCCAGCGCGCCGAGGACAAGACCGCCAACATGCAGGCCCGTGCCGGTGCGATCGACGAGCTGATCGCCAGCGGTGCGCTCGAAGACGTGTCGAACCCCGGTGGTCAGGACGACATCGCCCGGGAGCTGGAGTCGATGAGCTCACAGGCCGACGTCGAGGCCGAGCTCGCCGCGCTCAAGGGTGGCGGCAGCAAGCCGGCCATCGACGCTCCCGCGCAGGACGGCGCGATCCTCGACGCCGAGGGCAGCAAGGTCGAGGGCACCAACGGGAGCCAGTCATGA
- the htpX gene encoding zinc metalloprotease HtpX, translated as MANSRFIKDRGLTARMTLTMFLLGALFVVFMVVLMGAALQSGNGGLVPIIGVVGIGIAFYQWWSSDKVAMRAMRAREVSPEDAPELHGMIDRLCAMADMPKPRVGVADMDIPNAFATGRSPDRAVVCVTTGILRRLNAEELEGVLAHELSHVAHRDVLVMTVASSAGIVAGMVTQSVQYGGLSLLGGGRGRSNNNNGGALPFYLVAIVVSLVVYAVSFILTRMLSRYRELCADRAGAYLTMKPGALASALQKITGEMAAIPQKDLRASSAMNAFFIAPAISGVSMKTLTSTHPSLEQRLQQLARIQAELGRPTG; from the coding sequence GTGGCCAACTCTCGATTCATCAAGGACCGTGGTCTCACCGCGCGCATGACGTTGACCATGTTCCTGCTCGGGGCGCTGTTCGTCGTGTTCATGGTCGTGCTCATGGGTGCGGCGCTGCAGAGCGGCAACGGCGGACTCGTCCCGATCATCGGCGTGGTCGGCATCGGCATCGCGTTCTACCAGTGGTGGAGCTCTGACAAGGTCGCGATGCGGGCGATGCGGGCCCGTGAGGTCTCTCCCGAGGATGCCCCCGAGCTGCACGGCATGATCGACCGGCTGTGCGCGATGGCCGACATGCCCAAGCCGCGGGTCGGGGTGGCCGACATGGACATCCCGAACGCGTTCGCCACCGGCCGCTCACCCGACCGGGCCGTGGTCTGCGTGACCACCGGCATCCTGCGCCGGCTCAACGCTGAGGAGCTGGAGGGCGTGCTGGCCCACGAGCTGTCCCACGTGGCGCACCGCGACGTGCTGGTGATGACGGTGGCCTCGTCCGCCGGCATCGTGGCCGGCATGGTCACCCAGTCCGTGCAGTACGGCGGCCTGTCACTGCTCGGCGGTGGGCGCGGCCGGAGCAACAACAACAACGGGGGAGCGCTGCCGTTCTACCTGGTGGCGATCGTGGTCAGCCTGGTCGTCTATGCGGTCAGCTTCATCCTGACCCGGATGCTCTCGCGCTATCGCGAGCTGTGCGCGGACCGGGCCGGGGCCTACCTGACCATGAAGCCCGGGGCGTTGGCCTCGGCACTGCAGAAGATCACCGGTGAGATGGCGGCGATCCCGCAGAAGGACCTGCGTGCCTCCAGCGCGATGAACGCCTTCTTCATCGCCCCCGCGATCAGCGGCGTCTCGATGAAGACCCTGACCTCCACGCACCCGTCCCTCGAACAGCGCCTGCAACAGCTGGCCAGGATCCAGGCCGAGCTCGGCCGCCCGACGGGCTGA
- the nadA gene encoding quinolinate synthase NadA — protein sequence MTTVELPLLPLGKGKDLSTERGVECPGDLPAASDPDLVARAKAAKAALGDKVFVLGHHYQRDEVIQFADVTGDSFKLARDAAARPGAEYIVFCGVHFMAESADILTSDKQKVILPDLAAGCSMADMARLSQVEDAWDTLADAGVQDQVVPITYMNSTADIKAFCGRNGGAVCTSSNADVALEWAFAQKPDAKVLFFPDQHLGRNTAVLKMGYSLDDCVVWNPFKPKGGLTDEQLRDAKMILWKGHCSVHGKFSPDVVDELRAKDPDIKILVHPECKHEVVIKADLVGSTEFIIKTIEAAPAGSSWAIGTELNLVKRLADAHPDKKIAFLDRTVCFCSTMNRIDLPHLVWALESLVEGYEVNVIDVDDETERLADIALQRMLQLPGKSSRD from the coding sequence ATGACGACTGTTGAGCTGCCGCTCCTCCCGTTGGGCAAGGGCAAGGACCTCTCCACCGAGCGTGGCGTCGAGTGCCCCGGTGACCTGCCCGCAGCCTCCGACCCCGACCTGGTCGCTCGCGCCAAGGCCGCCAAGGCCGCCCTGGGCGACAAGGTGTTCGTGCTCGGCCACCACTACCAGCGCGACGAGGTCATCCAGTTCGCCGACGTCACCGGCGACTCCTTCAAGCTGGCCCGCGACGCCGCGGCCCGCCCGGGGGCCGAGTACATCGTCTTCTGCGGCGTGCACTTCATGGCCGAGTCGGCCGACATCCTCACCTCCGACAAGCAGAAGGTGATCCTGCCCGACCTGGCCGCGGGTTGCTCGATGGCCGACATGGCCCGCCTCTCGCAGGTCGAGGACGCCTGGGACACACTGGCCGACGCCGGTGTCCAGGACCAGGTCGTGCCGATCACCTACATGAACTCGACCGCCGACATCAAGGCGTTCTGCGGCAGGAACGGCGGTGCGGTGTGCACGTCGAGCAACGCCGACGTCGCGCTGGAGTGGGCCTTCGCCCAGAAGCCGGACGCCAAGGTCCTGTTCTTCCCCGACCAGCACCTCGGCCGCAACACCGCCGTGCTGAAGATGGGCTACTCGCTCGACGACTGTGTCGTGTGGAACCCGTTCAAGCCCAAGGGCGGCCTGACCGACGAGCAGCTGCGTGACGCGAAGATGATCCTCTGGAAGGGCCACTGCTCGGTGCACGGCAAGTTCAGCCCCGACGTGGTCGACGAGCTGCGGGCGAAGGACCCAGACATCAAGATCCTGGTCCACCCGGAGTGCAAGCACGAGGTGGTGATCAAGGCCGACCTGGTGGGCTCCACCGAGTTCATCATCAAGACCATCGAGGCCGCACCCGCCGGGTCCAGCTGGGCGATCGGCACCGAGCTGAACCTCGTCAAGCGCTTGGCCGACGCCCACCCCGACAAGAAGATCGCCTTCCTGGACCGGACGGTGTGCTTCTGCTCGACGATGAACCGGATCGACCTGCCCCACCTGGTGTGGGCGTTGGAGTCACTGGTGGAGGGCTACGAGGTCAACGTCATCGACGTCGACGACGAGACCGAACGGCTTGCCGACATCGCCCTCCAGCGGATGCTCCAGCTTCCCGGCAAGAGCTCGCGCGACTGA
- a CDS encoding GNAT family N-acetyltransferase — protein MNDVLIRPLHHDDVPVVERLSAEGFFELDLRTHQRSWPDPQLRPADRAASWIRRTRHLIDTDPGGCWAATRGEEIVGFATSFNREKMWILSSYVVRPGLQGQGIGVQLLAAALHHGRGCLRGMFAASDDPKALRRYRAAGFELHSQMVLHGQLDRSVIPVVEKVREGSIGDRDLMDSIDRQTRGAAHGPDHEFLLSDLRLIVTERSSGSGYAYVDDHGSPLLLAATTRRTAVDLMWEALASSPADALLDVGHVTSANHWALDVGLAARLSIHHRGYLMVRDMLPPSPYLHHGSLL, from the coding sequence GTGAACGACGTGTTGATCCGGCCGCTGCACCACGACGACGTTCCCGTGGTCGAGCGTCTCTCCGCCGAGGGGTTCTTCGAGCTCGACCTGCGCACCCACCAGCGGTCGTGGCCTGATCCGCAGCTGCGTCCGGCAGACCGTGCGGCGAGCTGGATCCGGCGCACCCGTCACCTCATCGACACCGACCCCGGCGGTTGCTGGGCGGCCACCCGGGGGGAGGAGATCGTCGGGTTCGCCACCTCCTTCAACCGGGAGAAGATGTGGATCCTGTCGTCGTACGTCGTCCGGCCGGGGCTGCAGGGCCAGGGCATCGGTGTCCAGCTGCTCGCCGCCGCGTTGCACCACGGACGAGGCTGCCTGCGTGGGATGTTTGCCGCCTCGGACGATCCGAAGGCGCTGCGCCGCTATCGCGCAGCCGGTTTCGAGCTGCACTCCCAGATGGTGCTGCACGGGCAGCTGGACCGGTCGGTGATCCCCGTCGTCGAGAAGGTTCGGGAGGGCTCCATCGGTGACCGCGACCTGATGGACTCGATCGACCGGCAGACGCGCGGTGCCGCCCACGGGCCCGACCACGAGTTCCTGCTCTCGGACCTGCGGCTGATCGTCACCGAGCGGAGCTCCGGCTCGGGCTACGCCTACGTCGACGACCACGGCTCCCCACTCCTGCTCGCCGCCACCACGCGTCGTACGGCGGTCGACCTGATGTGGGAGGCGTTGGCCTCCTCCCCCGCCGACGCCCTCCTCGACGTGGGCCACGTCACCTCGGCCAACCACTGGGCCCTCGACGTAGGGCTCGCTGCGAGGCTGTCGATCCACCACCGAGGCTACCTGATGGTGCGCGACATGTTGCCCCCGTCGCCCTACCTGCACCACGGCTCGCTGCTCTGA
- a CDS encoding glycerate kinase translates to MRVLIAPDKFAGTLTAVEAAEAMAEGWRRQAPEDQLDLCPMADGGPGFVDVLHNSLGGSVLAATVRGPFGEPTPATILLCDHTAYVESAHACGRHLLGDGDPEAASTHGVGELIGHAVDAGATEIVVGLGGSGTNDGGAGLLAALGANADEPLDQGVAGLVGLTRLDLSGAVDRVAGVRLVAASDVDSPLTGLFGATKTFGPQKGIAEERLAVVDGVLQDFAEVADRRLALAKGAGAAGGLGYALLLLGATRTPGIDLVAQAVGLRSRAEQVDLVLTGEGAFDFSSRSGKVPYGVAQVAAEALRPCVALAGKVMIGSREMRVLGVESAYAMAELVGEERSYADPAGALSELAERVARSWSH, encoded by the coding sequence ATGCGCGTGCTCATCGCTCCCGACAAGTTCGCCGGCACCCTGACCGCGGTCGAGGCCGCCGAGGCGATGGCCGAGGGCTGGCGCCGACAGGCGCCCGAGGACCAGCTCGACCTGTGTCCGATGGCCGACGGTGGCCCCGGCTTCGTCGACGTCCTGCACAACAGCCTGGGCGGCTCGGTGCTCGCGGCAACGGTCCGGGGACCGTTCGGGGAGCCCACCCCGGCGACGATCCTCCTGTGCGACCACACGGCGTACGTCGAGAGCGCGCACGCCTGTGGGCGACACCTGCTCGGCGACGGCGACCCGGAGGCGGCCAGCACCCACGGGGTGGGGGAGCTGATCGGTCACGCGGTCGACGCCGGTGCCACCGAGATCGTGGTCGGCCTCGGGGGGAGCGGCACCAACGACGGGGGAGCGGGCCTGCTCGCCGCCCTGGGCGCCAACGCGGACGAGCCCCTCGACCAGGGCGTGGCCGGCCTGGTCGGCCTCACCCGGCTCGACCTCTCCGGTGCAGTGGACCGGGTCGCCGGTGTGCGGTTGGTGGCGGCGTCAGACGTGGACAGCCCGCTGACCGGCCTGTTCGGTGCCACTAAGACCTTCGGCCCCCAGAAGGGCATCGCCGAGGAGCGGCTTGCCGTGGTCGACGGCGTGCTGCAGGACTTCGCCGAGGTGGCCGACCGCCGCCTCGCGCTGGCGAAGGGCGCCGGTGCCGCCGGGGGCCTGGGCTATGCCCTGCTCCTGCTCGGGGCCACGCGCACCCCGGGGATCGACCTGGTCGCGCAGGCCGTGGGCCTCCGTTCCCGGGCGGAGCAGGTCGACCTGGTCCTCACCGGTGAAGGCGCCTTCGACTTCTCGAGTCGGTCCGGGAAGGTGCCCTACGGAGTGGCCCAGGTCGCTGCCGAGGCGCTGCGCCCCTGTGTCGCCCTAGCCGGGAAGGTGATGATCGGGTCACGGGAGATGCGCGTGCTGGGCGTCGAGTCGGCGTACGCGATGGCCGAGCTGGTCGGTGAGGAGCGGTCGTACGCCGACCCTGCCGGTGCGCTGTCCGAGCTGGCCGAGCGGGTGGCGCGCAGCTGGTCACACTGA
- the erpA gene encoding iron-sulfur cluster insertion protein ErpA: protein MTEQVETNTEHRTDQINLSPVAASKVHSLLEQEGRDDLSLRISVQPGGCSGLRYQLFFDERTLDGDVVTDFDGVSVVVDRMSVPYLNGAVIDFVDTIEKQGFTIDNPNATGSCACGDSFH, encoded by the coding sequence ATGACCGAGCAGGTCGAGACGAACACCGAGCACCGCACCGACCAGATCAACCTGAGCCCGGTTGCCGCGTCCAAGGTGCACAGCCTCCTCGAGCAGGAGGGTCGCGACGACCTGTCGCTGCGGATCTCCGTGCAGCCCGGCGGCTGCTCGGGTCTGCGCTACCAGCTCTTCTTCGACGAGCGGACCCTCGACGGTGACGTCGTGACCGACTTCGACGGCGTCTCCGTCGTGGTCGACCGGATGAGCGTGCCCTACCTCAACGGCGCTGTCATCGACTTCGTCGACACGATCGAGAAGCAGGGCTTCACGATCGACAACCCCAACGCGACCGGGTCCTGCGCCTGCGGCGACTCGTTCCACTGA
- a CDS encoding carbohydrate kinase family protein gives MSLLIAGSIATDHLMSFPGKFSDSLVVDQLDKLSVSFLVEDLEVRRGGCAANICFGLGNLGLQPVLVGAVGEDFAEYRSWLERHNVDCDSVHVSETRHTARFVCTNDASHAQIASFYAGAMSESREIELKPIVDRTGDPEYVLVGPDDPDGMLRHTDECRSRGYRFVADPSQQLAFGEGPLIRQLIDGAHILFSNEYEATLITQKTGWSRDEVLDRVGTWVVTLGAEGVRIDQKGAESVFVEAVPEIEKVEPTGVGDAFRAGFLAALTWGLTYERAAQLGCLLAVHVVEQVGTQEYTLSREAFLKRLGDTYGEAAVADIEPHVKTIRP, from the coding sequence ATGTCACTGCTGATCGCCGGTTCCATCGCGACCGACCACCTGATGTCCTTTCCGGGCAAGTTCTCCGACTCGCTGGTCGTGGACCAGCTCGACAAGTTGAGCGTCTCGTTCCTCGTCGAGGACCTCGAGGTACGGCGCGGGGGGTGCGCGGCGAACATCTGCTTCGGTCTCGGCAACCTGGGCCTCCAGCCGGTGCTGGTCGGTGCCGTCGGCGAGGACTTCGCCGAGTACCGCAGCTGGCTCGAGCGCCACAACGTCGACTGTGACTCGGTCCACGTCTCCGAGACCCGTCACACCGCGCGGTTCGTGTGCACCAACGACGCCTCGCACGCGCAGATCGCGTCGTTCTACGCCGGAGCGATGAGTGAGTCGCGCGAGATCGAGCTCAAGCCGATCGTCGACCGCACCGGCGACCCCGAGTACGTGCTGGTCGGACCCGACGACCCCGACGGCATGCTGCGCCACACCGACGAGTGCCGCAGCCGTGGCTACCGCTTCGTCGCCGACCCGTCCCAGCAGCTGGCCTTCGGTGAGGGACCACTGATCCGCCAGCTGATCGACGGCGCCCACATCCTGTTCTCCAACGAGTACGAAGCCACCCTGATCACCCAGAAGACCGGCTGGTCGCGGGACGAGGTGCTCGACCGGGTCGGCACCTGGGTGGTCACCCTGGGCGCCGAGGGCGTGCGGATCGACCAGAAGGGCGCCGAGTCGGTCTTCGTCGAGGCCGTCCCCGAGATCGAGAAGGTCGAGCCGACCGGTGTCGGTGACGCCTTCCGTGCCGGTTTCCTGGCCGCGCTGACCTGGGGCCTGACCTACGAACGCGCCGCCCAGCTGGGCTGCCTGCTGGCGGTCCACGTGGTCGAGCAGGTCGGTACCCAGGAGTACACGCTCTCGCGGGAGGCCTTCCTCAAGCGCCTCGGCGACACCTACGGCGAGGCAGCCGTGGCCGACATCGAGCCGCACGTGAAGACCATCCGCCCCTGA
- a CDS encoding sulfurtransferase TusA family protein has product MTPTGAPTGWDLELDCRGMRCPAPIIELARHFSEVSVGGLVAVVATDVAARVDVPAWCRMRGQEYAGESAADDGTPAYVVRRVS; this is encoded by the coding sequence GTGACGCCGACGGGCGCCCCCACCGGCTGGGACCTCGAGCTCGACTGTCGGGGCATGCGCTGCCCGGCGCCCATCATCGAGCTGGCCCGGCACTTCTCCGAGGTGTCCGTGGGCGGCCTGGTGGCCGTGGTGGCCACCGACGTCGCTGCGCGCGTCGACGTACCTGCCTGGTGTCGGATGCGCGGCCAGGAGTACGCCGGCGAGTCCGCCGCCGACGACGGCACGCCGGCCTACGTCGTACGCCGGGTTTCCTGA